TTGGCGAAATTAATTGTTGTTCTGGTCTGTCCGCTTGACGATGTCCAGACATCCTTAACTCCGGCAAGTTCGAGCACTTTCTTTCCGATGTCACCGGTAACAAGACCGATTCCCTGTGGTGCCGGCATAAGGTTTACCTTTACACTGCCAGCCCTTCCTGTAACACGCACCGGGATAGAGTGACCCTGCCCGCATGCACATTCCCAGCTGCCACAGCCTCTCTTAACTTTGATAATATTGAGCTTTGCATTGGCAATTGCCTTTTTAATTGCATTGCCAACCTGGGCATCCTTGCCCTGGCCAAAGCCAATATATCCGTTGCGGTTTCCGACAACCACAGCACAGCGGAATTTTACACGCCTTCCACTGTCAGTCATCCTCTGAACCATGTTAATA
The sequence above is a segment of the Methanoplanus limicola DSM 2279 genome. Coding sequences within it:
- a CDS encoding 30S ribosomal protein S5, with amino-acid sequence MAYEQEEWIPLTGLGKQVVAGEFSSLEAILEGGRPIKEPQIVDYFLPDLEDEVLDINMVQRMTDSGRRVKFRCAVVVGNRNGYIGFGQGKDAQVGNAIKKAIANAKLNIIKVKRGCGSWECACGQGHSIPVRVTGRAGSVKVNLMPAPQGIGLVTGDIGKKVLELAGVKDVWTSSSGQTRTTINFAKATFDALKQANLVRTGGGSR